The following proteins are encoded in a genomic region of Pyrinomonadaceae bacterium:
- the thpR gene encoding RNA 2',3'-cyclic phosphodiesterase has product MDSFRTFIAIELPGDVRARVAQHIASLRRELPDVRASWSREDNLHLTLKFLGNVPVTDITRVSDAVARATKSVSSFELTISECGTFPAHGRPGVIWIGAQASGLQSLHAAIENELAQAGFTRDSRPFHPHLTVARLRHSQGARELADLHKSSAFVPVAFSVSEVVVFRSELLKQGSKHTAISRHNLL; this is encoded by the coding sequence GTGGATTCCTTTCGTACTTTCATCGCCATTGAACTCCCCGGCGACGTCCGCGCGCGGGTCGCGCAACACATCGCTTCCCTTCGTCGCGAACTGCCTGACGTCCGCGCGAGTTGGAGCCGTGAAGACAACCTGCATCTGACGCTGAAATTCCTCGGCAACGTTCCGGTGACTGACATTACAAGAGTCTCTGACGCGGTCGCCCGCGCGACCAAATCGGTTTCATCCTTTGAACTAACAATCTCTGAGTGCGGCACTTTCCCAGCACACGGCCGGCCAGGCGTTATCTGGATTGGTGCGCAAGCCTCCGGCCTGCAGAGCTTGCACGCCGCCATCGAAAATGAACTTGCTCAAGCCGGGTTCACCCGCGATTCGCGTCCGTTTCATCCGCATCTCACGGTGGCGCGCCTGCGCCACTCTCAGGGCGCACGTGAGCTGGCTGATCTTCACAAGAGTTCGGCGTTCGTACCGGTCGCCTTCTCTGTATCAGAGGTAGTTGTCTTCAGGAGTGAGCTTCTAAAGCAAGGTTCAAAGCACACAGCGATCTCGCGTCATAACCTGCTCTAG